The Wolbachia endosymbiont (group B) of Gerris lacustris genomic interval CAAGTTGACTTTGGTTCAATATAGTTTTTCTACGGCGTTGAGGTGGAGAAAATAATTTTTCTTCTCTTCCAAATTTTATGTGCTTTATCCATGTAGTAATTGCCTTTCTCGAAATGCAACATATTTTTGCTACAGCTGTTATACTGTGCTTTTTTGCTGCAATTACAGCATTTAGTTTTTTTGCAACATACGCATTATTTCTTACTTTCTTCAGCATCTCTTTTGCTGATTCCACCACTTTTTCATCCAATAATTTTGATCTTAATGCCATCTAAACCTCGCTATTTTACTTACTCCAGTATGGCTTTTTTTCCATTATTGTCTATTCGTTGCTTGTATAGCGGGAATTGGTATAAGACGATAAGAGAAAGAGTGATATCAGCGAGAAAAATTCAAACTGAGCGTTATAGTAAATTTAATATTCGTTGCAATGCAGAAGTCAGTGGTGAAGCATTAAATAAATTCACTGAACCAGATCAGGAAGGGTTAGAATTGCTAAAATACGTACTGAAAGAAAATTACATTTCCAATCGAGGCTATACACGTGTATTAAGAGTCGCAAGAACCATTGCAGATCTTGCGAAAAGTGAGGAAATAAAAAGAGCACATATCTCAGAAGCGCTGAATTACAGAATAAGAATGTATAAATAAATTAATTTACTTGACAGAAAACTTTTTTTTGCCATATACTACCATTAGTAAAATTTTAATATTTTTGGAGTAGAATTATGCCGAGAACTGAAGCAACAATAGAGAAATATAAAGAGAAGGTTTGGCTAGCGGTTAAAGAAGTGTCTATGCAAGGTTGGGATCTCGTAAAAGAACATAAAGGCAAGACAATTGGTATTTCTTTAGCAGTTATAGCAGTAGCCTCGCTTACAGCTGCTTATCTCTTAAGCCCAGCTTATGCAACTTCTGTTGGTACAGTTGGAACAAAAGCTGCAACACTTGTTAGTCCTGCTATTACTGCAATGTCTGCGTTTGCAGTTGCTCATCCACTCATTGCTAGTTTGGTAGTTCTTGCTGCAGTAGCAGCTTTAATAACTGCACCTGTGCTTGTATGTGAAAACAATGATAAGGCAACTCAAATCAAATGTATGGAAAATCAAGTTGTAAAAATCAAAGAAGCAGTATCTGATGCTTGTGAAAAAAAAGAAGATAATGAGCCTAAAGTTGATCATGGTAAGCTAACACTTGCTAATGGTAAAGATCCATCATCAGTATTGTATGTAGTTGCGGAAGTAGTTGGATTGGTAAAAGCACAAAAAAAGTAAATAAGTAATTTTAACAAAACAAAGGGATAGGCTTCTATCCCTTTTTTACAGTTTCTTTTTGCACCTTAAGTAGTGTTATTGAAAAATCTATAATCATTACATCTATTAGTGTTAAAAATAAGTAAATCTTGTTTACTATTTGCATATGTCAAAATGAAAAATGTTTGCATATTGTTAAAAAAGCAGTAACTTGTTATCAAGTGAATTCACTAATATTTGAGTAATTTAAATGTCAATTGACCTTAGTTTGCCAGAATTACCCATATTGCACCCAAGGATTACCGTTGTGGGAGTGGGTGGTGCTGGCGGAAATGCTGTAAATAACATGATCCAATCCAATTTGCAAGGGGTAAATTTTGTTGTAGCAAATACCGATGCTCAAGCGTTAGAGAAGTCATTATGTGATAAAAAAATTCAACTTGGTATCAACTTAACTAAGGGCCTTGGTGCTGGTGCTTTGCCTGATGTTGGTAAAGGTGCAGCAGAAGAATCAATTGATGAAATCATGGAGCATATAAAAGATAGCCATATGCTCTTTATCACAGCAGGGATGGGTGGTGGTACTGGAACAGGTGCTGCACCGGTAATTGCAAAGGCAGCCAGAGAAGCAAGAGCGGTAGTTAAAGATAAAGGAGCAAAAGAAAAAAAGATACTGACTGTTGGAGTTGTAACTAAGCCGTTCGGTTTTGAAGGCATGCGACGTATGCGCATTGCAGAACTTGGACTTGAAGAGTTGCAAAAATACGTAGATACACTTATTGTCATTCCCAATCAAAATTTATTTAGAATTGCTAATGAGAAAACTACATTTGCTGACGCATTTCAGCTCGCCGATAATGTTCTACATATTGGCATAAGAGGAGTAACTGATTTGATGATCATGCCAGGACTGATTAATCTTGATTTTGCTGATATAGAAACAGTAATGAGTGAGATGGGTAAAGCAATGATTGGTACTGGAGAGGCAGAAGGAGAAGATAGGGCAATTAGTGCTGCAGAGGCTGCGATATCTAATCCATTACTTGATAATGTATCAATGAAAGGTGCACAAGGAATATTGATTAATATTACTGGTGGTGGAGATATGACTCTATTTGAAGTTGATGCTGCAGCCAATAGAGTGCGTGAAGAAGTAGACGAAAATGCAAATATAATATTTGGTGCCACTTTTGATCAGGCGATGGAGGGAAGAGTTAGAGTTTCTGTTCTTGCAACTGGCATTGATGGTCGTAATGACAAGCCAGAAGCATCTATCGATCAAAGCAAGAATCAAGAGGAAGAAAAATTTAAATGGCCTTATAATCAAATTCCTGTATCAGAAACGAAAGAATATGCTTCAACTGAGCAAACAAACGAAGGTGTTAAGTGGGGCAGCAATGTTTATGATATACCAGCTTATTTAAGAAGAAAAAAATAATGCAATTTTGGCTACTCAAGTCAGAACCAAGTGAATACTCGTGGCAAAAAATGGGAAAGGAGCGGGTGACGCAGTGGAATGGTGTATGCAATTATCAAGCTCAAAATTACATGAGAGCTATGAAATTAGGCGATCTTGCATTTTTTTATCATACAGGTAAAGAGAGAGTTATACTTGGAATAGTTGAAGTATTAAAGGAGTATTATCATGTTTATAATTCCAAGTTTGGATTAGTGAATGTAAAACTTTTGAAACCTTTAAGTAACCAAGTGACGTTAAACAGTATAAAACAAAACCCACTTTTGAAAAATATGGTTATATTAAAACAATCACGTTTATCAGTTTCTCCGGTTTTAGAGACTGAGTGGAATGAAATAATAAGGATGAGTGATGTGTAATACCTGTTGCCAAACAATATTACCTCAGCACACAACATACAGCTGTATGAGTGTTTGTTTCGAAGTAGCCGATTTTGCATCAAACACAAAGCAGTGCTTGACACTGGAATCCAGCTGTAATGCAACCACATTAAAAATGTTGTGTTTTAATATAGCTTTTATATTCACTCACCTAATGTCTAATCAGAATTCCTGGATCCCAGTGTCGGAGCACTGGGATGACATACTTCTAGTGTACAATATTCGTATAGTTGTGTGTATGATACGATGGTCTATAATTCTTCTTTTTTGGGTTCCAATGTCAAGTGATGGGATAATGTCCTTTCTGGTGCTTTATTCATGTTAGAAGTAAATATTCTTGATAAGAGGTGGCATAGTATTACGAAGGACCCACAGAGTTTTGTATTAAATATTATTAATGCTTCTCTAAAAGAATTAAAAATAGATCATTATAAACCAAATATATCAATAGCTCTCGCTGATGATAACTTGCTACATCAACTTAATCTTAAGTTTAGAGAAATAGATAAGCCAACTAATGTACTATCATTTCCATGCGAACAGTTATCTAGTGAATGTGATCTAGGAGACATAGCAATTGCAGTAGATACAATAGAAAGAGAGTCTCATGAGTACTGTATATCTATCCTCACTCACACTGCACACATGTTAGTTCATGGATTGCTGCATTTACTTGGCTATGATCATCAAAAAGAAGATGAAGAAATTATAATGAAAAGTTTAGAGAGCAAGATTTTAGCTTTGCTTGAATTTGAAAAGGAAAAGTATGGTAGATAATACCAAAATATGTTATTTACAAAAAAGGGGTTTTAGCTGTAAAAGGTAAGCAATATGGTTCAGTTTTCTTTACCAAAAAATTCTAAAGTTAATAAAAAGGGCAAGGTTTATCCTACTCCTACTGGAGCAAAAAATATTAGAAGATTTCAAATTTATCGTTGGTCTGCTGATGATGATAAAAATCCAAGAATAGACACATTTTTTATCGATATGGATAATTGTGGCCCTATGGTACTTGATGCATTAATAAAAATAAAGGATGAAATAGATTCAACCTTAACTTTTAGACGCTCTTGCAGAGAAGGAATATGCGGATCTTGTGCAATGAATATTGATGGTACCAACACTCTCGCATGCACTAAATCTATACATGATATAAAAGGTGAAGTAAAAATATATCCACTACCTCATATGTATATAGTAAAGGATCTAGTTCCAGATCTAAGCCAATTTTATGAGCAATACAAATCGATTAAACCTTGGTTACAAACAGATAAATCTGCCTTACAAAATAAAGAATACTTTCAATCTCCTGAAGATAGAAAAAAATTGGATGGTCTGTCTGATTGTATACTATGTGCTTGCTGTTCGACTGGTTGCCCAAGCTATTGGTGGAATGGTGATAAATTTTTAGGGCCAGCGATATTACTGCAAGCTTATAGATGGATTGCTGACAGTCGTGATAATAAGAAAGAAGAAAGACTTGCTTCTTTAAACGACCCATTTAAGTTGTATCGTTGTCATACAATAATGAATTGTACAAAAACCTGCCCGAAAGGTCTTAACCCAGCAAAAGCGATAGCGAAAGTAAAACAGCTTATGGTAGAGAGAGGAGGAATTTGAGTGTTATTTCTGGCACTCTTCGTAAGAAAATAGTAGACCCTCTGAAGCATAGGGTATTGTTAATACTCTAAACGTTCTTCCGTTCATGAAATGTATTGTTTCACCATATGATTCCAGTAATCTTTTGAACAACTCATGTCTTTGATTATTAATAGTTTGAAAATCATTTTTTCCTAAAAGCTTTTTAGATTCAAATAGGTGAAGCATAATCTCGTGATAAGTTGGATAAGACTCCAAAAATTTTGGATCAAACTGAAAAGTTTTTATAAAAGCATTATTATAAAATTTTAGCTTTTGATTCTTACTATATATCGCTACAGCAATCGATAGCTTCTCAAGTAAACTTTCTTGTGCAGCTAAACAATTGCTTAGCTCAGTGTGTAATTTTTTTTCATTACTAATATCTTTTCCATACATTACTATGCTATTAGAATTTTGTATTGGAACTTCAACAAAATTAAAAACCTTGGGTTCGTTCTTGTAAGTTACTACACACTCTCCTGGTTTTACGCTATATGAGCCGCTCGCAACAGTGAATTTTTTAGAGCTGCCTATATATTTATCATAAAATAAGTTATAAAACCTTACTTTTTTATTCTTATTATGCTTCAGTATTGGAAATGGTAAAGAGTCAAAAATTTTTTTATAGTTCTCCACTTCTCGCATAAGCTTACTATTTTCTAACTCAAGTTCATTAGCTTTTATCCTATAATCTGAGATATTCCTTATCCATAACAACACACCAATCACATTATTAGAATAATCTATTATGCTTCTACCATAACATGTGCAATAAACCTCACTGTCTTTTGACT includes:
- a CDS encoding succinate dehydrogenase iron-sulfur subunit — encoded protein: MVQFSLPKNSKVNKKGKVYPTPTGAKNIRRFQIYRWSADDDKNPRIDTFFIDMDNCGPMVLDALIKIKDEIDSTLTFRRSCREGICGSCAMNIDGTNTLACTKSIHDIKGEVKIYPLPHMYIVKDLVPDLSQFYEQYKSIKPWLQTDKSALQNKEYFQSPEDRKKLDGLSDCILCACCSTGCPSYWWNGDKFLGPAILLQAYRWIADSRDNKKEERLASLNDPFKLYRCHTIMNCTKTCPKGLNPAKAIAKVKQLMVERGGI
- the ybeY gene encoding rRNA maturation RNase YbeY, with the translated sequence MLEVNILDKRWHSITKDPQSFVLNIINASLKELKIDHYKPNISIALADDNLLHQLNLKFREIDKPTNVLSFPCEQLSSECDLGDIAIAVDTIERESHEYCISILTHTAHMLVHGLLHLLGYDHQKEDEEIIMKSLESKILALLEFEKEKYGR
- the ftsZ gene encoding cell division protein FtsZ produces the protein MSIDLSLPELPILHPRITVVGVGGAGGNAVNNMIQSNLQGVNFVVANTDAQALEKSLCDKKIQLGINLTKGLGAGALPDVGKGAAEESIDEIMEHIKDSHMLFITAGMGGGTGTGAAPVIAKAAREARAVVKDKGAKEKKILTVGVVTKPFGFEGMRRMRIAELGLEELQKYVDTLIVIPNQNLFRIANEKTTFADAFQLADNVLHIGIRGVTDLMIMPGLINLDFADIETVMSEMGKAMIGTGEAEGEDRAISAAEAAISNPLLDNVSMKGAQGILINITGGGDMTLFEVDAAANRVREEVDENANIIFGATFDQAMEGRVRVSVLATGIDGRNDKPEASIDQSKNQEEEKFKWPYNQIPVSETKEYASTEQTNEGVKWGSNVYDIPAYLRRKK
- a CDS encoding EVE domain-containing protein — protein: MQFWLLKSEPSEYSWQKMGKERVTQWNGVCNYQAQNYMRAMKLGDLAFFYHTGKERVILGIVEVLKEYYHVYNSKFGLVNVKLLKPLSNQVTLNSIKQNPLLKNMVILKQSRLSVSPVLETEWNEIIRMSDV